The Anabrus simplex isolate iqAnaSimp1 chromosome 1, ASM4041472v1, whole genome shotgun sequence genome window below encodes:
- the LOC136858219 gene encoding facilitated trehalose transporter Tret1 yields the protein MQKLDNVSAVNINLKRRLRWQQYVAASLATLGALCNGAVLGWTAPVLPYLEHHTFEPGHDNFTTDVPVTEDEASWIGALAPFGALLGALPAGHLADAWGRKTMLLILAVLFLVGWLIIAAAQQSVMLLYISRLLSGLACGAVTVIIPLYNEEIAEDDIRGALGTYLDLMLAVGILWSYVIGAFVSYVWFSVISCLLPIFFFLAFVWMPESPVYLLAKGEITKAEKSLLWLRGAASYKQYDLEAEIHEIQKLLSDSSSNVPGVKKSITTLTKEFLASLTPGTPTSKACIAVFGLMMFMQLSGIDAILFYTVDIFQEAGSSLSPVLSTVIAGIIQVVATYASSLLVDRFGRKPLLMVSCAVMAASHAMLAVHLTVREYGIDVSDFGWIPVLSVNLFLIAFAIGVGPIPWFMMAELLPLEAKRWGSGVAVCLNWTLSFVVTKWFDTLLDCMGSTFTYTLFSVICFIMVLFVGFLVPETKGKSREEIQQELGATILPVY from the exons CCACGTTGGGGGCCTTGTGCAATGGAGCCGTATTGGGGTGGACTGCACCAGTCCTGCCGTATCTTGAACATCACACGTTCGAGCCAGGCCATGACAATTTCACAACTGATGTACCTGTAACAGAAGATGAGGCGTCGTGGATCGGTGCCTTGGCGCCATTCGGAGCGCTGCTTGGCGCGTTACCTGCTGGCCACCTGGCGGACGCGTGGGGCCGTAAGACAATGCTACTTATCCTAGCGGTGCTGTTCCTCGTTGGGTGGCTCATCATCGCTGCAGCACAACAATCG GTTATGCTGCTGTACATATCACGGTTATTATCGGGATTAGCTTGCGGAGCTGTCACCGTCATTATCCCGCTGTACAACGAGGAGATCGCTGAAGACGATATCCGAGGAGCTCTGGGCACATACCTGGATCTGATGCTGGCCGTCGGGATCCTGTGGTCGTACGTCATCGGAGCATTCGTCTCCTATGTATGGTTCTCCGTCATTTCATGTTTATTGCCCATCTTTTTCTTCCTCGCTTTCGTCTGGATGCCGGAATCCCCCGTTTACCTGCTTGCAAAGGGTGAGATTACCAAAGCAGAGAAGTCGCTTCTGTGGCTGAGAGGGGCCGCTTCCTACAAGCAGTACGATCTAGAAGCAGAGATTCACGAGATACAGAAGCTACTGTCAGATTCTTCGTCAAACGTTCCAGGTGTCAAGAAGTCCATCACTACATTAACAAAGGAATTCCTTGCCAGTCTCACTCCTGGAACTCCAACGTCAAAAGCGTGTATTGCTGTATTTGGTCTGATGATGTTCATGCAGTTGAGTGGAATCGATGCCATTCTTTTTTATACTGTAGATATTTTTCAAGAAGCAGGCAGTTCCTTGTCACCAGTTTTATCGACAGTGATAGCTGGCATAATTCAGGTAGTAGCAACATATGCATCTTCACTCTTGGTGGACAGATTTGGTCGCAAACCATTGCTAATGGTATCATGTGCAGTAATGGCAGCTTCCCATGCAATGTTGGCAGTTCATCTCACAGTTCGTGAATACGGTATAGATGTGAGCGATTTTGGATGGATTCCAGTTTTATCTGTGAATCTGTTCCTCATTGCCTTCGCTATAGGTGTGGGTCCAATACCTTGGTTCATGATGGCAGAGTTACTACCCCTGGAGGCCAAGCGGTGGGGAAGTGGAGTAGCTGTTTGCTTAAACTGGACACTCTCTTTCGTAGTTACCAAGTGGTTTGACACTCTCTTAGACTGTATGGGATCCACCTTCACCTACACTCTGTTCAGTGTCATATGTTTCATTATGGTTCTCTTCGTAGGATTCCTTGTGCCTGAAACGAAAGGTAAATCTAGAGAAGAAATTCAGCAAGAACTAGGCGCTACGATATTACCAGTGTATTAA